One stretch of Dissulfurimicrobium hydrothermale DNA includes these proteins:
- a CDS encoding ATP-binding protein codes for MKEIVVISGKGGTGKTTIVGGLAVLMENKVLADCDVDAADLHLILATKVIETYDFKAGVRPVVDEKRCTACGTCAGLCRFDAIEIQKIAKIDEFLCEGCGVCVHFCPESAMSLRENTCGEWYVSDTPYGPMVHARLGIGEENSGKLVSLVKQKARQIAEDIGSDFILIDGPPGIGCPVISSLSNADAVLVVTEPTLSGLHDLERVIDLARHFKLLSCACINKWDINPEISAQIEGICLKKGVRVISRLPFDREAVKSIIARRPIVGYDRGPIADSIRRLFNGLTILLD; via the coding sequence ATGAAGGAGATAGTCGTAATAAGCGGCAAAGGCGGCACAGGCAAGACTACAATCGTTGGCGGTCTAGCAGTGTTGATGGAAAATAAGGTCTTGGCTGATTGTGATGTGGATGCCGCTGATCTACACCTTATACTTGCCACCAAGGTTATCGAAACATACGATTTCAAGGCAGGGGTGAGGCCGGTTGTAGATGAAAAGAGATGCACGGCCTGCGGTACATGTGCCGGGCTTTGCCGTTTTGACGCCATAGAGATCCAGAAGATTGCAAAAATAGATGAATTTTTATGCGAGGGTTGCGGGGTCTGTGTCCATTTCTGTCCCGAATCAGCCATGTCGCTCAGAGAAAATACCTGCGGTGAATGGTATGTCTCCGATACCCCTTACGGTCCAATGGTACACGCTAGGCTTGGTATAGGTGAGGAAAATTCAGGGAAGCTTGTAAGCCTTGTGAAGCAAAAGGCAAGGCAGATCGCCGAAGATATCGGCTCGGATTTCATTCTGATCGACGGTCCGCCAGGGATCGGATGTCCTGTAATCTCGTCCCTTTCAAATGCAGACGCTGTGCTCGTGGTCACAGAGCCGACGCTTTCCGGTCTTCATGACCTTGAGCGAGTTATCGATCTTGCAAGACACTTTAAGCTTTTATCGTGTGCGTGTATAAATAAATGGGATATAAATCCAGAGATCTCCGCTCAAATAGAGGGAATATGTTTGAAGAAAGGTGTTCGAGTGATAAGCAGGCTGCCTTTCGACCGTGAGGCCGTAAAAAGCATTATAGCGAGAAGGCCGATTGTAGGGTACGATAGAGGGCCGATAGCCGATTCAATAAGGCGGCTCTTCAACGGATTGACGATCTTGCTTGATTAA